One genomic region from Cellulomonas hominis encodes:
- a CDS encoding prolipoprotein diacylglyceryl transferase, whose product MRPVLFSIFGLDIQTYGVSKAAAALIAAHLLGREFSRLGLKRESAHSLVFWATIWGFVGAKVYFLLENLDDLSWHHLGGMGFTWYGGLIAGVASALVVIRRHRLPLGKVAGAAAIPLTVAYGVGRLGCFLAGDGTYGRPSDLPWAMAFPHGAVPSTVPVHPTPLYETVAAFAIAGVLWWARRWFPGAGLFGGYLVLSGLSRFAVEYVRVNTPVVAGLTQPQLWSVLSVAGGAVIVLLSRRSNPQRASKSSDDSDDAAPAVVH is encoded by the coding sequence GTGCGCCCCGTTCTGTTCAGCATCTTCGGCCTCGACATCCAGACCTACGGGGTGAGTAAGGCCGCGGCCGCGCTAATCGCCGCGCACCTGCTGGGGCGGGAGTTCTCCCGCCTGGGGCTCAAGCGCGAGAGCGCACACTCCCTGGTGTTCTGGGCGACGATCTGGGGTTTCGTGGGCGCGAAGGTCTACTTCCTGCTCGAGAACCTCGACGACCTGAGCTGGCACCATCTCGGCGGAATGGGGTTCACCTGGTACGGGGGGCTCATCGCGGGGGTGGCGTCCGCGCTGGTCGTGATTCGCCGGCATCGCCTGCCACTCGGGAAGGTCGCGGGAGCGGCGGCGATCCCACTCACGGTCGCGTACGGCGTGGGTCGTCTGGGGTGCTTCCTCGCCGGTGACGGGACGTACGGCAGGCCGAGCGACCTGCCCTGGGCGATGGCCTTCCCGCACGGCGCGGTTCCCAGCACCGTGCCCGTCCACCCGACCCCGCTGTACGAGACGGTTGCCGCCTTCGCGATCGCCGGAGTGCTGTGGTGGGCTCGACGGTGGTTCCCCGGGGCCGGGTTGTTCGGTGGATACCTGGTGCTGAGCGGGCTGTCGCGGTTCGCCGTGGAGTACGTGCGGGTCAACACCCCTGTGGTCGCAGGGCTCACGCAGCCGCAGCTGTGGTCGGTGCTCAGCGTGGCAGGGGGTGCCGTGATCGTGCTGCTCTCGCGTCGCTCGAACCCGCAGCGGGCGAGCAAGTCGAGCGACGACAGCGACGACGCGGCGCCTGCCGTCGTGCACTAG
- a CDS encoding response regulator transcription factor, with protein MAYMNPPVALRAVVVDDEKPLAGVIGGYLEREGFEVTLCHDGSAAVALLREVDPDVVVLDLGLPGLDGVEVCRQLRTFSDCYVVMLTARSDEVDTLIGLSVGADDYMSKPFSPRELVARIRVMLRRPRRAASSAPVAVPEADERIVSIGGLRLNLDAREVDVDGERALLTRLEFDVLATLASRPGIVFSRPALIRAVWGEGWVGDEHLVDVHVLHVRRKLGDTAQEQRFVRTVRGVGYRMGPG; from the coding sequence ATGGCCTACATGAACCCTCCTGTCGCCCTGCGCGCCGTGGTCGTTGACGACGAGAAGCCGCTTGCCGGTGTGATCGGCGGCTACCTCGAGCGCGAGGGCTTCGAGGTGACGCTGTGCCACGACGGGTCCGCGGCCGTGGCGCTGCTGCGCGAGGTCGACCCCGACGTGGTGGTCCTCGACCTGGGGCTGCCCGGGCTCGACGGCGTCGAGGTGTGCCGGCAGCTGCGGACGTTCTCCGACTGCTACGTCGTCATGCTGACCGCGCGCAGCGACGAGGTCGACACCCTGATCGGCCTGTCGGTCGGCGCCGACGACTACATGAGCAAGCCGTTCAGCCCGCGCGAACTCGTCGCGCGGATTCGCGTGATGCTGCGTCGGCCGCGGCGCGCGGCTTCGTCCGCACCGGTCGCCGTGCCCGAGGCGGACGAGCGCATCGTCTCGATCGGGGGACTGCGGCTGAACCTCGACGCCCGCGAGGTCGACGTGGACGGCGAACGCGCCCTGCTCACGCGCCTGGAGTTCGACGTGCTCGCCACCCTCGCCTCCCGTCCGGGCATCGTCTTCTCGCGACCCGCTCTCATTCGCGCGGTCTGGGGAGAAGGCTGGGTCGGGGACGAGCACTTGGTCGACGTCCACGTCCTGCACGTGCGGCGCAAGTTGGGGGACACCGCACAAGAACAGCGGTTCGTGCGCACCGTACGCGGTGTCGGCTACCGGATGGGCCCCGGATGA
- a CDS encoding sensor histidine kinase: MNTRDTIGPGTLGRRLLISIILVLLAAAVTAWVVASLAGPALFHGHLVQAGIEDHELADLHIEEAFQSASTIALALAIVVAGATALAVSVLLTRRIGSSVAQMSRAAAQVGAGRFDARVPLPGIGTEFDRLAGAFNTMAAHLEDDARLRERLIADVAHELRTPAATIAAYIEAIEDGVRVLDTEAAAVLRDQATRLDRLARDLAAVTRAESGELDLNLTDVVAADLIEAALLAGRERADAAGVTLQMQAAPDAGSVRVDRIRLAQVLDNLVVNAVRHTPAGGTVTLGATQSAPNTVEFTVADTGEGIPAEHLEHVFDRFYRIDRARDRDRGGSGVGLAICRALVKAHHGSIRAASDGTGHGSTFTVRLPAVPATAPR; this comes from the coding sequence ATGAACACGCGCGACACGATCGGGCCTGGCACCCTCGGGCGCCGGCTACTGATCTCGATCATCCTGGTCTTGCTGGCCGCCGCAGTGACCGCCTGGGTCGTGGCGAGTCTGGCCGGGCCTGCGCTGTTCCATGGACACCTAGTGCAAGCCGGCATCGAGGACCACGAGCTGGCCGACCTCCACATCGAAGAGGCGTTCCAATCGGCCAGCACCATTGCCCTCGCTCTCGCGATCGTTGTCGCGGGCGCGACCGCACTGGCGGTCAGTGTGCTGCTCACCCGCCGCATCGGGAGCTCCGTGGCGCAGATGTCTCGCGCTGCCGCCCAGGTGGGTGCCGGCCGGTTCGACGCCCGGGTGCCCCTGCCCGGGATCGGCACCGAGTTCGATCGGCTCGCTGGCGCGTTCAATACGATGGCTGCGCATCTGGAGGACGACGCCCGACTCCGGGAGCGGCTGATCGCCGACGTCGCGCACGAACTGCGGACCCCGGCGGCGACCATCGCGGCGTACATCGAGGCGATCGAGGACGGCGTACGCGTGCTGGACACCGAGGCCGCCGCCGTCTTGCGCGACCAGGCGACGCGGCTGGATCGGCTCGCCCGCGACCTCGCTGCGGTCACCCGTGCCGAAAGTGGCGAGCTCGACCTGAATCTGACCGACGTTGTCGCCGCCGACCTCATCGAGGCTGCGTTGCTGGCCGGTCGTGAACGCGCCGACGCCGCTGGCGTCACCCTGCAGATGCAGGCGGCACCGGACGCGGGGTCGGTCCGCGTTGACCGGATCAGGCTCGCGCAGGTTCTCGACAATCTTGTCGTCAACGCCGTGAGGCACACCCCAGCCGGCGGCACGGTCACTCTCGGCGCTACCCAGAGCGCACCGAACACCGTCGAGTTCACCGTCGCCGACACCGGCGAGGGGATACCCGCCGAGCACCTGGAGCACGTCTTCGACCGGTTCTACCGGATCGACCGCGCGCGCGATCGCGACCGCGGCGGCTCCGGAGTCGGGCTGGCGATCTGCCGCGCGCTCGTGAAAGCCCATCACGGTTCGATCCGCGCCGCCTCGGACGGTACGGGTCACGGATCGACGTTCACCGTTCGGCTTCCCGCCGTACCCGCTACTGCACCCAGGTGA
- a CDS encoding glutaredoxin, protein MLEIPGATTGAPIPRVTVVRSPACHLCDSALQTLGRLREVVALDVEVLEIGSEQGARLVAEHRPPMSPLVLLDDAFVSSGKLRVGHLIDLLRERGSDVHLAAVR, encoded by the coding sequence ATGCTCGAGATCCCCGGAGCCACTACGGGCGCGCCCATCCCGCGTGTCACAGTGGTCCGCTCACCCGCTTGCCATCTGTGCGACAGCGCGTTGCAGACCCTTGGGCGGCTGCGCGAGGTTGTCGCTCTGGACGTCGAGGTCCTCGAGATTGGCTCCGAGCAGGGCGCGCGGCTCGTCGCTGAGCACCGACCTCCCATGAGCCCGCTCGTCCTTCTCGACGACGCGTTCGTGAGTTCGGGCAAATTGCGGGTCGGGCACCTGATCGATCTGCTGCGGGAGCGCGGCAGCGACGTTCACCTCGCGGCGGTGCGCTGA
- a CDS encoding cytochrome c biogenesis CcdA family protein, whose product MLTTGSVLAAFFAGGVALFAPCCIVFLAPSYLAGAVKNRRWRLLPLTFVFAAGLATVLLPITLGVSMVAGAIAKYHAPLYYAGGVLMLALAALALSGRMWSLPSALRTPDTRRGDTGSFYALGVFSGIASSCCAPVLAGVMTLSALSGSPAGGLLLGLAYVFGMVFPLFVMALIWDKARLRDRRWMSPKLVRVRLAGRTLVTNSLNIAVAAGFTVMGVAVILLAGSPDMTRGTEAQAAIGRGLTTVFSRFEDWSSPVPEPVLGLGLVALAALFVWGTLSERRRSRAASSPAAGPTLDDTHDPHAAAENSCHGDHEGAAR is encoded by the coding sequence TTGCTGACCACGGGCAGCGTCCTGGCTGCGTTCTTCGCCGGGGGCGTCGCTCTGTTCGCTCCCTGCTGCATCGTCTTCCTTGCGCCCAGCTACCTCGCCGGGGCGGTGAAGAACCGCCGCTGGCGTCTGCTGCCCCTGACCTTCGTATTCGCCGCCGGCCTGGCCACGGTGCTGCTACCCATCACGCTCGGCGTCAGCATGGTGGCCGGGGCGATCGCCAAGTACCACGCACCCCTGTACTACGCGGGCGGGGTCCTCATGCTGGCACTGGCGGCCCTGGCCCTGTCGGGCCGGATGTGGTCGCTGCCCAGCGCGTTGCGTACCCCGGACACGCGCCGCGGCGACACCGGCAGCTTCTACGCGCTCGGGGTGTTCTCCGGCATTGCCTCCAGCTGCTGCGCACCCGTCCTGGCCGGGGTGATGACGCTGTCGGCCCTGTCCGGGTCGCCGGCCGGCGGGCTGCTCCTGGGTCTGGCGTACGTGTTCGGGATGGTGTTCCCGCTGTTCGTCATGGCGCTGATCTGGGACAAGGCCCGCCTGCGTGACCGGCGGTGGATGAGCCCCAAGCTCGTGCGTGTGCGTCTGGCCGGACGGACCCTGGTAACGAACTCGCTGAACATCGCCGTCGCAGCCGGATTCACTGTCATGGGAGTCGCCGTCATCCTGCTCGCCGGCAGCCCCGACATGACCCGGGGCACCGAGGCGCAGGCGGCGATCGGACGAGGCCTGACCACGGTGTTCTCCAGGTTCGAGGACTGGAGCTCGCCCGTCCCCGAGCCGGTCCTCGGGCTCGGTCTGGTGGCGCTGGCCGCATTGTTCGTCTGGGGCACCCTGTCCGAGCGTCGACGCTCCAGGGCCGCGAGCTCGCCCGCGGCCGGGCCCACGCTCGACGACACCCATGACCCGCACGCCGCGGCGGAGAACAGCTGCCACGGCGACCACGAAGGAGCCGCACGATGA
- a CDS encoding peroxiredoxin family protein yields the protein MTSAKVARERRAVALAQVREEQRQHDRRRKLVMTGASALVVGLIVAVVTAALLSARETTSSDLGPAPDFTLQASDGSSVTLSDFRGSPVVLYFNEGAGCGSCLQQMGEIEKDPAFAEAGITVLPIVMNTAEQISADMKTYGVTTPFLLDDGTVSDEYGTLGTGMHEGLPGHSFVLVDADGERAWSGNYPSMWLAPQDLLKEVQARLPG from the coding sequence ATGACGTCCGCCAAGGTCGCCCGGGAACGGCGGGCCGTCGCGCTCGCGCAGGTCCGCGAGGAGCAGCGCCAGCACGACAGGCGCCGCAAGCTGGTCATGACCGGCGCGTCGGCGCTGGTCGTCGGCCTGATCGTGGCGGTCGTGACCGCAGCCCTGCTCAGCGCACGCGAGACCACCTCCAGCGACCTCGGGCCCGCACCGGACTTCACGCTGCAGGCAAGCGACGGCTCGAGCGTCACGCTCTCAGACTTCCGCGGTTCGCCGGTCGTGCTGTACTTCAACGAGGGCGCCGGCTGCGGGTCCTGCCTGCAGCAGATGGGCGAGATCGAGAAGGACCCCGCCTTCGCGGAGGCCGGCATCACCGTCCTGCCCATCGTGATGAACACGGCCGAGCAGATCAGTGCCGACATGAAGACCTACGGCGTCACCACGCCGTTCCTGCTCGACGACGGGACCGTCTCCGACGAGTACGGCACCCTCGGTACCGGCATGCACGAGGGGCTGCCCGGACACAGCTTCGTGCTGGTCGACGCCGACGGCGAGCGTGCGTGGTCCGGCAACTACCCGTCCATGTGGCTCGCGCCGCAGGACCTGCTCAAGGAAGTCCAGGCCCGGCTGCCTGGCTGA
- a CDS encoding DUF305 domain-containing protein: MSPKNTRAVAAVAATLTLGVLLSACSTGEPSTPDQQSPAGASSAAATSVEHNDADVEFAQMMILHHQGALDMAVLAEGRAQSEPVQELAARIQFAQQPEIDLMTSWLQTWGEEPAEADDSMGGMDHSGQSTGMADDDQMQQLQDAGAEFDRMFLEMMVDHHTGAITMSEDYRNRGQNEDALQLADKIIADQTTEIAEMKGLLSEL; encoded by the coding sequence ATGTCCCCGAAGAACACCCGAGCCGTCGCCGCCGTGGCAGCGACCCTCACGCTCGGCGTCCTGCTCAGCGCCTGCTCGACGGGCGAGCCGTCCACGCCCGACCAGCAGAGCCCCGCAGGAGCGTCCAGCGCGGCGGCGACGTCCGTCGAGCACAACGACGCCGACGTCGAGTTCGCGCAGATGATGATCCTGCACCACCAGGGCGCGCTCGACATGGCCGTGCTCGCCGAGGGCCGCGCCCAGAGCGAGCCCGTGCAGGAGCTCGCCGCGCGGATCCAGTTCGCCCAGCAGCCCGAGATCGATCTCATGACGTCGTGGCTGCAGACGTGGGGTGAGGAGCCAGCGGAGGCCGACGACTCCATGGGCGGCATGGACCACTCCGGTCAGAGCACCGGGATGGCCGATGACGACCAGATGCAGCAACTTCAGGACGCCGGCGCCGAGTTCGACCGCATGTTCCTCGAGATGATGGTCGACCACCACACCGGCGCCATCACCATGTCCGAGGACTACCGGAACCGCGGCCAGAACGAGGACGCCCTTCAGCTCGCAGACAAGATCATCGCCGACCAGACCACCGAGATCGCGGAAATGAAGGGCCTGCTCTCCGAACTGTGA
- a CDS encoding DUF2933 domain-containing protein gives MEHDVIRHHLKHMAIGAVVVLALLLAFGVDLSRALPYALLLACPLGMIGMMFFMGRGNGHGHEGHHGPNTHGHGHDRAVDAEPPVGGGLTREDHERIP, from the coding sequence ATGGAGCACGACGTGATCAGGCATCACCTCAAGCACATGGCAATCGGAGCAGTGGTCGTCCTGGCGCTGCTTCTCGCGTTCGGTGTCGACCTGTCCAGGGCTTTGCCCTACGCGCTGCTGCTCGCCTGCCCGCTGGGAATGATCGGCATGATGTTCTTCATGGGTCGCGGCAACGGACACGGTCACGAGGGACACCACGGGCCGAACACGCACGGGCACGGCCACGACAGGGCTGTGGACGCGGAACCCCCCGTCGGCGGCGGTCTGACCCGTGAGGACCACGAGCGCATTCCCTGA
- a CDS encoding M15 family metallopeptidase, with translation MTATGTAVPGVSAASAPAVSPVDPDAEERVPADPAAAMVLTQASFVAALTTELRALTTQAEEAAAAAIAARAAEEEAAARKQAQRTSLDEYANGRIPVSALCELDFAPAHRQRCDATDALEELNLAFEAAFGASLKVTDSYRSYAAQVACRENKGSLCATPGTSNHGTGIAVDFGGGASSFGTREHDWLLDHAGEYGWTLPSWARASGSKPEPWHWEYIG, from the coding sequence GTGACCGCGACCGGCACGGCAGTCCCGGGGGTCTCGGCCGCGTCCGCACCGGCGGTGAGCCCGGTGGATCCGGACGCCGAAGAGCGGGTCCCGGCGGATCCGGCCGCCGCGATGGTGCTCACCCAGGCCAGCTTTGTAGCGGCCCTCACCACTGAGTTGCGTGCGCTCACGACCCAGGCTGAGGAGGCGGCCGCTGCAGCGATCGCCGCTCGCGCAGCAGAGGAAGAGGCGGCCGCCCGCAAGCAGGCGCAACGGACATCTCTCGACGAGTATGCGAACGGACGCATCCCGGTAAGCGCCCTGTGCGAGCTGGACTTCGCCCCTGCCCACCGGCAGCGGTGCGACGCTACCGACGCGCTCGAGGAGCTCAACCTCGCGTTCGAGGCCGCGTTCGGCGCCTCCTTGAAGGTGACCGACTCCTACCGCTCGTACGCGGCACAGGTCGCATGCAGAGAGAACAAGGGAAGCCTGTGTGCCACTCCCGGCACGTCGAACCATGGCACGGGGATCGCGGTCGACTTCGGCGGCGGAGCGTCGTCGTTCGGGACTCGCGAGCACGATTGGCTGCTCGATCACGCAGGCGAGTACGGCTGGACGCTTCCGAGCTGGGCGCGCGCCTCGGGCTCGAAGCCGGAGCCATGGCATTGGGAGTACATCGGGTGA
- the lnt gene encoding apolipoprotein N-acyltransferase, with amino-acid sequence MTQNLLPGEVGGTPLAARLVMVTPADAGRRWLGLAQAAVGGLLTEAAFPDRSWWPLATVGVSLLVLALRRGSAGWAALVGLVWGLAFFAPHLWWARTAAGTLPWLALAGIQSAIISVVCAVWAITRRASWLRRTPPAALAFTVTWVAGEQLRSSWPFGGFPWGRLAFSQTDGPLLGLAWLGGAPLVSAGVALAGFLVAAAWSTLRRGNRRRAAATTVLVAALPVLAAAIPFSTAAQSGTLRVAAVQGNVPEEGAAPTDRRRAVLDNHVAGTVALLDDADPGEYDVVLWPENATDIDPRVDLEASAEVDRVAARIDAPILLGADHRLPAGRHVQMLLWEPRRGPVFDYSKQRVVPFGEYIPVRGLIRLFSREVDRVRTDALPGGEPAVVPLTVPRLGRTVQLATPICFEVAFDDVVRTAVLEGAQLLVVPTNNSSFGWTAEATQQLAMTRLRAVEHGRAAVQVSTVGISAIVGPDGTVQQRTNLFTGDALTAQLPLRTSLTPADRLGDIPVTTAVVLSVIAFVAGVVASRTSRRDSSRKNRRLWRHRSSASDGTPVDAHAGGHSRSHPQESD; translated from the coding sequence ATGACGCAAAACCTGCTTCCCGGCGAGGTCGGCGGCACTCCCTTGGCCGCCCGCCTCGTCATGGTCACGCCCGCCGACGCAGGGCGCCGGTGGCTCGGGTTGGCCCAAGCCGCAGTCGGCGGCCTGCTCACCGAGGCTGCTTTCCCCGACCGCTCGTGGTGGCCGCTCGCGACTGTCGGAGTCTCGTTGCTGGTCTTGGCACTACGTCGGGGCAGTGCGGGGTGGGCTGCGCTCGTTGGGCTGGTGTGGGGACTTGCCTTCTTCGCGCCGCACCTGTGGTGGGCGCGCACCGCGGCCGGGACCCTCCCCTGGCTGGCGCTCGCCGGGATCCAGTCGGCGATCATCAGTGTGGTGTGCGCAGTGTGGGCCATCACCCGGCGCGCATCGTGGCTGCGACGCACGCCGCCGGCAGCGCTGGCGTTCACCGTCACCTGGGTGGCCGGCGAACAGTTGCGGTCGAGTTGGCCGTTCGGCGGGTTTCCTTGGGGTCGCCTGGCGTTCTCGCAGACCGACGGACCGCTGCTAGGACTGGCGTGGCTGGGCGGGGCGCCGCTGGTGTCGGCTGGGGTCGCGCTCGCGGGCTTCCTCGTCGCAGCCGCCTGGTCGACGCTGCGCCGGGGGAATCGACGACGAGCGGCCGCGACGACGGTGCTCGTGGCTGCGCTGCCCGTGTTGGCCGCAGCTATCCCCTTCTCCACGGCGGCGCAGTCCGGGACCTTGCGCGTGGCTGCCGTTCAAGGCAACGTCCCCGAGGAAGGTGCAGCGCCCACCGATCGGCGCCGCGCGGTTCTTGACAACCATGTCGCCGGTACGGTCGCCCTGCTCGACGACGCAGACCCCGGGGAGTACGACGTCGTCCTATGGCCGGAGAACGCTACGGACATCGATCCGCGGGTAGACCTCGAAGCCTCCGCTGAGGTAGATCGGGTCGCCGCGAGGATCGACGCCCCGATCCTGCTCGGTGCCGACCACCGCCTGCCCGCGGGCCGTCACGTCCAGATGCTGCTGTGGGAACCCCGTCGCGGCCCCGTGTTCGACTACTCCAAGCAGCGCGTCGTGCCGTTCGGCGAGTACATCCCTGTCCGGGGGCTGATCAGGTTGTTCTCCCGTGAGGTCGACCGCGTCCGCACGGACGCCTTGCCGGGCGGGGAGCCGGCGGTCGTGCCGCTCACCGTGCCGCGGCTTGGTCGCACGGTTCAGTTGGCAACCCCGATCTGCTTCGAGGTCGCGTTCGACGACGTCGTTCGCACGGCCGTGCTCGAAGGCGCACAGTTGCTCGTGGTGCCGACGAACAACTCCTCGTTCGGCTGGACTGCCGAGGCCACCCAGCAGCTCGCGATGACCCGGTTGCGCGCGGTCGAGCACGGCAGGGCCGCGGTCCAGGTCTCCACCGTCGGCATCTCGGCGATCGTCGGACCCGACGGCACGGTCCAACAGCGCACGAACCTGTTCACCGGCGATGCACTGACCGCACAGCTGCCGCTACGCACCAGCCTGACACCGGCAGACCGGCTCGGTGACATCCCCGTGACGACCGCGGTCGTCTTGTCGGTCATCGCGTTCGTGGCGGGCGTCGTCGCATCTCGCACGAGCAGGCGTGACTCCTCGAGGAAGAACCGGCGACTCTGGAGACACCGCAGCAGCGCGAGTGACGGCACACCAGTCGATGCTCATGCCGGGGGTCACTCGCGAAGCCACCCGCAAGAGAGCGATTGA
- a CDS encoding prolipoprotein diacylglyceryl transferase family protein — MIDTPRLARLSGVANPATTLQFVASPVGAVADVEPQAVGVSYWFTPPAGPEPYDVAMRFTGSRLDVVGDRGDADDFQVVARLRDIRAEHGPVAVTQRISGKGAGRWKVRAEAVAAPRGGDTSKAVRLPTVEKVGRSAYAPATLALAPGVVPGSWPVMVGLGFVLGLAVLGLLAPVHGLVTVRVLLLALAAGALGLFGAKVYYVLTHSRESRVAGLTGLSLQGFIITAVAVFVLGGWASGVSVGHLLDASIPALLLGQAVGRLGCLFAGCCAGVPTTSRWGLWSSDRRIGMRRVPVQLLESSSAALLALVTGLIAGLAPQASAGLLFLGGLAAYVLVRQILFPLRGLRRLTRYGRTVMLIVAPTVLIVSAAVLSLA, encoded by the coding sequence CTGTCCGGGGTCGCGAACCCCGCGACGACGCTGCAGTTCGTCGCTTCGCCGGTCGGGGCCGTCGCGGACGTCGAACCCCAGGCTGTCGGTGTCAGCTACTGGTTCACACCGCCGGCCGGCCCGGAGCCGTACGACGTGGCCATGCGCTTCACGGGCAGCCGACTCGACGTCGTCGGTGACCGCGGCGACGCGGACGACTTCCAGGTCGTGGCGAGGCTTCGCGACATCCGGGCCGAGCACGGACCCGTCGCCGTGACCCAGCGCATATCGGGCAAGGGTGCGGGGCGCTGGAAGGTCAGGGCCGAAGCCGTCGCCGCCCCGCGAGGCGGCGACACCTCCAAGGCGGTGCGGCTCCCGACCGTCGAGAAGGTGGGCCGGTCGGCGTACGCCCCGGCGACACTCGCTCTGGCTCCCGGTGTCGTGCCCGGCTCGTGGCCCGTGATGGTGGGTCTGGGGTTCGTCCTCGGCCTGGCGGTCCTCGGCCTTCTGGCGCCGGTGCACGGGTTGGTCACCGTTCGCGTCCTGCTCCTGGCGCTCGCGGCCGGCGCTCTCGGATTGTTCGGCGCGAAGGTCTACTACGTGCTCACCCACTCCAGGGAGAGCAGGGTCGCCGGATTGACCGGCTTGAGCCTGCAGGGCTTCATCATCACCGCGGTAGCGGTGTTCGTGCTGGGAGGGTGGGCATCGGGCGTGAGTGTGGGGCACCTGCTGGACGCCTCCATCCCCGCTCTACTCCTCGGTCAAGCCGTCGGTCGTCTGGGCTGCTTGTTCGCTGGGTGCTGCGCTGGCGTGCCGACCACGTCGCGCTGGGGCCTGTGGTCCTCGGATCGTCGCATTGGCATGCGACGGGTCCCCGTCCAGCTCCTGGAGTCGTCGAGCGCGGCGCTCCTCGCCCTGGTGACCGGGCTCATCGCCGGCCTGGCCCCGCAAGCGTCGGCGGGCCTCCTGTTCCTCGGGGGTCTCGCTGCGTATGTCCTCGTGCGTCAGATCCTGTTTCCCCTGCGAGGGCTTCGCAGACTCACCAGGTACGGACGAACCGTGATGCTGATCGTCGCTCCCACAGTTCTGATCGTGTCGGCCGCTGTCCTCAGCTTGGCCTAG